The proteins below come from a single Mustela nigripes isolate SB6536 chromosome 14, MUSNIG.SB6536, whole genome shotgun sequence genomic window:
- the IVL gene encoding involucrin gives MSQQHTLPVTLPPALSQEPLKPVSPPINTQQEQVKQPISIPALCQNMPSKLPGEVLLEHGEKHTTLVKGVSEQQCEPQQQEQHLEQQQHQQQQESEQQEQHLEDQQQQQKESQQQELCLEQQQQQQEAQGQKLCLEQHLEQQQHQESQKQELHLDQHLEQQQQESQEQELHLEEHLEQQQLQELQEQELHLGEHLEQWKEELQDQKIQQQQQKEQCEEHQEAKNLEQQLEHVQAQRKRQQKEELKQEKKFLDQQLDQELAKRNEPLEKKGDQLLEEQEQQPEPAEQQEGQMEQPAIVPAPGEVQETQLVQPLKGEVLPLTEQQQQKQKVYGPPKHK, from the coding sequence ATGTCCCAGCAACATACTCTGCCAGtgaccctgccccctgccctcagtCAAGAGCCCCtcaagcctgtttctcctcccaTAAATACCCAGCAGGAGCAAGTGAAACAACCAATTTCAATACCTGCCTTGTGCCAGAATATGCCCTCCAAGCTCCCAGGGGAGGTCCTCTTGGAGCATGGGGAGAAACACACCACTCTTGTGAAGGGGGTATCTGAGCAACAATGTGAGCCACAGCAGCAGGAACAGCATCTGGAacagcagcagcaccagcagcaaCAAGAATCAGAGCAGCAGGAACAGCATCTGGAAGATCAGCAACAGCAGCAGAAAGAATCACAGCAGCAGGAACTGTGCCtggaacagcagcagcagcaacaagaAGCACAGGGACAGAAGTTGTGCCTGGAACAGCAtctggagcagcagcagcaccaggagTCACAGAAGCAAGAACTGCACCTGGATCAGCATCTGGAACAGCAGCAGCAAGAATCACAGGAACAGGAACTTCACCTGGAAGAGCATCTGGAACAGCAGCAGCTGCAAGAGTTACAGGAGCAGGAATTACACTTGGGAGAGCATCTGGAACAGTGGAAGGAGGAGCTACAGGATCAGAAAatacaacagcagcagcaaaaggAACAGTGTGAGGAACATCAGGAAGCAAAAAATCTGGAGCAGCAACTGGAGCACGTGCAAGCACAAAGGAAGCGGCAGCAAAAGGAAGagctaaaacaggaaaaaaagttcTTGGACCAGCAACTGGATCAAGAGCTAGCAAAGAGAAATGAGCCACTGGAAAAGAAAGGAGACCAGCTCCTGGAAGAAcaggagcagcagccagagccagcagagcagcaggaggggcagatggagcaGCCTGCAATTGTCCCAGCTCCTGGTGAGGTCCAAGAGACCCAGCTGGTTCAGCCACTGAAGGGAGAAGTCTTACCCCTGACGGAGCAGCAACAGCAGAAGCAGAAGGTATATGGCCCTCCAAAACATAAGTAA